One stretch of Chloroflexota bacterium DNA includes these proteins:
- a CDS encoding ABC transporter permease has translation MPLMIVAGFLAGALWGLIPAFLRAFLGVNEVITTLMMNYIAILWIEYLFYGPWRDPKGYGFPGTAPFPQEAWLARYPGTRVHLGLVFGLVAAVALWLVLTRTRWGYEVRVIGENPRAARYAGISLWRNVLLVMLISGGLAGLAGVGEVAGISHRLQKGLTVGYGYTAIIVAWMGQLNPWGVVLVGILLAGLLVGGDQIQITMRLPAAVALVLQGAILFFMLGGVLFNQYRLRVDWGPRRRAAKPAAPPAVSGGES, from the coding sequence GGCCCTCTGGGGCCTCATCCCCGCCTTCCTGCGCGCTTTCCTCGGCGTCAACGAGGTCATCACGACCTTGATGATGAACTACATTGCCATCCTGTGGATTGAGTACCTGTTCTACGGCCCCTGGCGCGACCCGAAAGGATACGGCTTTCCGGGCACCGCGCCGTTCCCGCAAGAAGCGTGGTTGGCGCGCTATCCGGGCACGCGCGTGCACCTGGGGCTGGTGTTCGGCCTCGTGGCGGCGGTGGCGCTGTGGCTGGTGCTCACGCGCACGCGATGGGGCTACGAGGTGCGCGTCATCGGCGAGAACCCCAGGGCGGCCCGATACGCGGGCATCAGCCTGTGGCGCAACGTCCTGCTGGTGATGCTCATCAGCGGCGGGCTGGCCGGATTGGCCGGCGTGGGCGAGGTGGCGGGCATCTCCCACCGCCTGCAGAAGGGCCTGACGGTGGGCTACGGCTACACGGCCATCATCGTAGCGTGGATGGGGCAACTGAACCCGTGGGGCGTGGTGCTGGTGGGGATCTTGCTGGCCGGCCTGCTGGTGGGCGGCGACCAGATACAGATCACCATGCGACTGCCCGCGGCGGTGGCCCTGGTGCTCCAGGGAGCCATCCTCTTCTTCATGCTCGGAGGCGTGTTGTTCAACCAGTATCGGCTGAGGGTGGACTGGGGGCCGCGCCGCAGGGCTGCGAAGCCCGCTGCTCCCCCTGCCGTCTCAGGAGGCGAATCATGA